The Allorhodopirellula heiligendammensis genome includes a window with the following:
- a CDS encoding SGNH/GDSL hydrolase family protein: protein MLLASSSFAQDVAISELDPEMEVRKETADGLDWYDVTQWGLEGRILPEQERQQWFDRLPASAQQSVTKNVWNLSRDSAGMMVRFKTNSPSIHVHYKLKKKNLAMAHMPATGVSGVDLYARDGKGQWRWVEVTRPNSQEVKTKIVSGLAAGDREYAAYLPLYNGVEFMSIGVEPGSEFEGLAPRPNPIVFYGTSITHGACASRPGMVHTAILGRRFDMPVVNLGFSGNGRMDKEVGDYLKQLEATAFVIDCLPNMGPADVAAKCVPLVEQLRAAHPSTPIVLVEDRRNTNDWILPSRHEHHTRNHAALRAAYATLVDKGVANLHYIPGDHLYGDDAEGATDGSHASDLGFMRQANVFEPILRSAIGPHKTDAQR from the coding sequence ATGCTGTTGGCATCATCTTCATTCGCACAAGACGTCGCGATCTCGGAACTTGATCCAGAGATGGAGGTAAGGAAAGAGACGGCCGACGGGCTCGATTGGTACGACGTCACCCAGTGGGGTCTGGAGGGACGCATTCTTCCCGAGCAAGAACGCCAGCAATGGTTTGATCGCTTGCCCGCCTCTGCTCAGCAATCGGTGACAAAGAACGTTTGGAATCTCAGTCGTGACAGTGCCGGGATGATGGTGCGGTTCAAAACGAACTCACCGTCCATTCACGTGCACTACAAACTCAAGAAGAAAAACTTGGCGATGGCCCACATGCCAGCGACTGGGGTCAGCGGCGTGGACTTGTACGCTCGCGACGGAAAGGGCCAATGGAGGTGGGTCGAAGTGACACGCCCCAACTCGCAAGAGGTCAAGACTAAGATCGTCAGTGGCTTGGCCGCTGGAGACCGAGAGTACGCCGCATATCTGCCGCTTTACAACGGCGTCGAATTCATGAGTATTGGTGTTGAACCGGGGAGCGAATTCGAGGGACTCGCCCCTCGGCCGAATCCGATTGTGTTTTATGGAACCAGCATCACGCATGGAGCCTGCGCCAGTCGGCCCGGAATGGTTCACACGGCGATTTTGGGGCGTCGTTTCGACATGCCCGTCGTGAACCTGGGTTTTTCCGGCAATGGTCGGATGGACAAAGAGGTAGGTGACTACCTGAAGCAACTGGAGGCCACCGCATTCGTCATCGATTGCTTGCCCAACATGGGGCCTGCTGACGTTGCGGCAAAGTGCGTCCCGCTTGTCGAACAATTGCGTGCAGCCCACCCATCGACCCCGATCGTGCTGGTGGAAGACCGGCGTAACACGAATGACTGGATCCTGCCCAGTCGCCACGAACACCACACCCGCAATCATGCTGCCTTGCGGGCAGCCTATGCTACCTTGGTCGATAAAGGGGTCGCAAATTTGCATTACATTCCGGGCGACCATCTTTATGGCGACGACGCCGAGGGGGCAACCGATGGATCGCACGCCAGCGATCTTGGTTTTATGCGACAAGCGAACGTATTCGAACCCATCCTGCGAAGTGCGATCGGACCTCACAAGACCGACGCTCAACGGTAA
- a CDS encoding di-heme oxidoredictase family protein, whose amino-acid sequence MKVSVLAGVVLALVPATSWAVSPQTIARGAQLFTQQWQPHNPALGGDGLGPLFNAASCAECHQQGGIGGGGEAAFNANSVGIDSIEVYGTRVTAEVLANLVSQFHPGFIQSNNSVLNVLPLPHHGGTSMLRQLHETLTQSTGAEYDDAGGATSAAEVRIANGSPLYFDQFIDGYRVRISARVYSRNTTALFGSGLIDKVSDKQLDQQMRLQKQHAEISGRPSTLADGRYGKFGWRANVASLQDFNEQACANEMGLQTSRRTQSSDATNPTYQNKSTDISDEQIQMLTHFVAALPAPRQSFSNDSLSNASISRGEAIFNQVGCGVCHVRNMPPANGIYSDLLLHDMGSDSIDLSHAEPYIVRRERFTEEVEDAPPGFTFQVPYYGPATMVPIKTNGPVLSSPGGAHSDYPAFTFRVPDGPVDLKPTRVIASRKNPDTQINKFALASTLAASQGDITDKQVIPTRIELREQMHLQPTNFNQEWRTAPLWGLRDSAPYWHDGRAETILEAIAMHDGESAGTRDRFLQLSYEDRQNVLAFLDSLVAP is encoded by the coding sequence ATGAAAGTTAGTGTCTTGGCGGGCGTCGTTCTTGCCCTCGTTCCGGCAACCAGCTGGGCGGTGTCTCCCCAAACGATTGCCAGGGGCGCCCAGCTGTTCACGCAGCAATGGCAGCCACACAATCCCGCCCTCGGAGGGGACGGTTTGGGACCACTCTTCAATGCTGCGTCTTGCGCGGAGTGCCATCAGCAGGGCGGCATCGGTGGTGGTGGTGAAGCGGCATTCAACGCCAATTCAGTGGGCATCGACTCGATTGAGGTTTACGGCACTCGCGTCACCGCCGAGGTACTCGCAAACCTGGTCTCGCAATTTCACCCTGGATTTATTCAGTCGAACAACAGCGTGTTGAATGTCTTGCCGCTGCCGCACCATGGCGGCACCTCGATGCTCCGGCAGCTTCATGAGACGCTGACTCAGAGCACAGGTGCCGAGTATGACGATGCCGGTGGAGCGACCTCAGCGGCTGAAGTTCGCATCGCCAACGGATCGCCCCTTTACTTCGACCAGTTTATCGATGGCTATCGAGTTCGGATTTCGGCGCGTGTTTACAGTCGTAACACGACGGCATTGTTCGGCAGCGGTTTGATTGACAAGGTCTCTGACAAGCAACTCGATCAGCAGATGCGTCTACAGAAGCAGCATGCTGAGATCAGTGGTCGTCCATCGACACTGGCCGACGGACGCTATGGCAAGTTTGGGTGGCGCGCTAACGTGGCCTCGCTGCAAGACTTTAATGAGCAAGCCTGTGCGAATGAGATGGGGCTACAAACCAGTCGCAGGACGCAGTCGAGCGATGCAACCAACCCAACCTATCAAAACAAATCCACTGACATTAGCGACGAACAGATTCAGATGCTGACGCACTTCGTCGCTGCGCTACCAGCACCGCGACAATCGTTCTCAAACGATTCGCTGTCCAATGCGTCAATAAGTCGAGGCGAAGCAATCTTCAATCAGGTTGGCTGTGGTGTATGCCATGTCCGCAACATGCCGCCGGCCAACGGGATTTACAGCGATCTACTGCTACATGATATGGGATCCGATTCGATCGATCTCAGTCACGCCGAGCCTTACATCGTGCGCCGCGAGAGGTTTACCGAAGAAGTCGAAGATGCCCCTCCAGGATTCACTTTTCAAGTTCCATACTACGGCCCTGCGACGATGGTGCCCATCAAGACCAATGGCCCCGTGCTGAGTAGCCCCGGCGGCGCGCACTCCGACTACCCCGCATTCACGTTCCGCGTTCCCGATGGTCCTGTCGACCTGAAGCCTACGCGAGTAATTGCTTCACGGAAAAATCCAGACACGCAGATTAACAAATTCGCGCTTGCCTCGACCTTAGCTGCTTCGCAAGGGGATATTACAGACAAGCAGGTAATCCCTACCAGAATCGAGCTCCGCGAACAGATGCATCTGCAGCCGACAAACTTCAATCAAGAATGGCGGACCGCACCGCTATGGGGTCTGCGTGACTCCGCTCCGTACTGGCACGACGGCCGCGCTGAAACGATCCTCGAAGCGATTGCCATGCACGACGGGGAATCAGCAGGCACCCGCGACCGATTCCTGCAGTTGTCCTATGAGGATCGACAAAACGTGCTGGCGTTCCTGGATTCGCTCGTCGCGCCCTAA